The genomic interval GGAACCCAAGAACAGATAGAAAGTTGTCATTGCGAACGAAGTGAAGCAATCTGATCCAAAGGGTCATTCCGACCCGGAGCAAAGCCAAGGGGAGAAATCTCGGAGATTGCCACGCACCCTGCGGATGCTCGCAATGACGGGAAGAATCGAGCGATTACGAAGTCTATCACTGTTCTTGGGAGAAAGAAGAGCCCACGTGGGCTACTTCGTGGAGGGAAGCGGCAGCACGCCTTGGATGGGCTGGAAGGTATATGATCCTTCGACCGCAGACCCGACAAAGCGGTAGCTCATTCCCTTACTGTAAAACCACCACGTCTCCGCGGATTGATCGCCGGTCCCGCGGTCGATCCGTTCCGGAAGGCCTAGTTGACGCAGAATCTTTCCTTTGGCTGAATCCGCGCCAAACTGCGCGATCTGTCGCTGTACCTCCTTCCATTGCGAATGGTCGAGAAGCACCTGATCCAACCTCAGTTCTCTGCTCTCGGTTAACCGTTTGGTGATGTCGATTCCGTCCGGCCTTTGAAATCGGACGCCATCGAACCCCTTTTCGGCGTAGAAGAACAGGTAAAGGTTATTCCCGAGCTCGCTGGGGATGAACTCGGCCATGTACCGGCCGTCGTCGGCAGTCAAGACCCTTAGCGTCCGCCGGTCGCGTTCCACGTAGTCAAGCGTCGTGGTGAAATCGAGCTGCCGTCCCATCACCAGCACGGGCGTCCCAGGCACAGGCCGGCCCTGCTGATCGGTAATCCGGCCGCTAACGATCCGGTGCTCCGCGATCCGGGCCGTTGCACATCCGCCCGCAACGAACACCAGACACAGGCATGCTGCCCATCCGATACTTCTCCTCCAGCGTTCCCTCATGTTACCTCCACCCCGTCTCCCTGATTCACCCTCACGTCAAGACTGATACTCAACACCCCTTCCCGTGACTATACCGAGAGAGGCGGGAGGATTCAAGGGGCGAAACTCGGCTTTTTTCCGTCCATATTTTCATTGACAGATAACGGCCGCCGTTGCCATTATACAGCGGGCCGAAGTGGTGGAACTGGTAGACACGCCGTCTTGAGGGGGCGGTGGGGTTACACCCGTGGGGGTTCGAGTCCCCCCTTCGGCACCATGCGCATACTCGTTGTGTGTTACACGGCCACCTGTGCCTGCATGGTTGACCAGATCCCGCAGCGCCATATGTCGCAGCGGCACTGAAGGCAGCGCCAAGAATAACATCCTGAGCTGGATATAGCGCGCTAAGGACCGACGCTTGGAACCAGGAACGATTATCCTGACAGGTTGTGCGGGCTTCATCGGCTGCAAGGTCGCCGAGTTGCTCCTCCAGGCCGGTCACATTGTCGTTGGGATCGACAATCTCAACGATGCCTATGACGTCCGGCTCAAGCAGTGGCGCCTCAAGCAGATCCTCCACCACCCCGGCTTTCGATTCCACCAGCTCGACATCAGCAATCGGGCCGCTCTAAGCGCACTCTTTGAGAGCGCATGCGAGACTCCAGGTAACCGTCCGTCGGCAATCATCAACCTGGCGGCCAGAGCCGGCGTGCGCCAATCCGTTGAAGACCCCTGGGTGTACTTCGACACCAACGTCACCGGGACGCTGAACCTGTTGGACCTTTGCCGGAAACTCAGCATCAATAAGTTTATCCTCGCCTCTACCTCCAGCCTGTACGGTCAGGGCAATGCAATGCCTTACCGGGAAGATGCGAATACCGACGCCCCCCTTTCGCCATACGCCGCTTCCAAAAAGGCGGCTGAAGCCCTCTGCTATACCTATCACTATCTGTATGGGATCGATGTCACAGTGTTTCGGTACTTCACGGTATACGGTCCCGCCGGGCGACCCGATATGAGCCTCTTTCGCTTCGTGCAGTGGATCAGCGAAGGGCGCCAGGTGCTGGTGTATGGCGATGGCCGGCAATCCCGCGACTTCACCTTCGTGGACGATATCGCGCGAGGCACAATCGCCGGCCTCAAGCCGCTCGGGTATGAGGTCATCAATCTTGGCTCTGACACTCCGATCGTCCTGATCGAGGCGATACGGCTTGTAGAGGCGCTCGTCGGAAGGAAGGCAGAGATCGTGCACACGCCCCGTCATCCGGCCGACGTACAGGCCACATGGGCGGAGATCAGCAAGGCCAAACGATTGCTGGACTGGCAGCCGCAATCGACATTCCAGGACGGTGTCGGCGCACTGGTGCGATGGTATCAGACCAACCGCGAATGGGCGAAGCAGATATCAACGGGGTAACGTCGACTGATCGTCGATGCTTC from Candidatus Methylomirabilis tolerans carries:
- a CDS encoding carboxypeptidase-like regulatory domain-containing protein, whose translation is MRERWRRSIGWAACLCLVFVAGGCATARIAEHRIVSGRITDQQGRPVPGTPVLVMGRQLDFTTTLDYVERDRRTLRVLTADDGRYMAEFIPSELGNNLYLFFYAEKGFDGVRFQRPDGIDITKRLTESRELRLDQVLLDHSQWKEVQRQIAQFGADSAKGKILRQLGLPERIDRGTGDQSAETWWFYSKGMSYRFVGSAVEGSYTFQPIQGVLPLPSTK
- a CDS encoding GDP-mannose 4,6-dehydratase → MEPGTIILTGCAGFIGCKVAELLLQAGHIVVGIDNLNDAYDVRLKQWRLKQILHHPGFRFHQLDISNRAALSALFESACETPGNRPSAIINLAARAGVRQSVEDPWVYFDTNVTGTLNLLDLCRKLSINKFILASTSSLYGQGNAMPYREDANTDAPLSPYAASKKAAEALCYTYHYLYGIDVTVFRYFTVYGPAGRPDMSLFRFVQWISEGRQVLVYGDGRQSRDFTFVDDIARGTIAGLKPLGYEVINLGSDTPIVLIEAIRLVEALVGRKAEIVHTPRHPADVQATWAEISKAKRLLDWQPQSTFQDGVGALVRWYQTNREWAKQISTG